The following proteins are co-located in the Luteolibacter rhizosphaerae genome:
- a CDS encoding adenylate kinase family protein → MPHRLVLLGPPASGKGTQGRRLAEDLGLAYLSTGALLRSAVEQGTELGKQAAPVLERGEYLSDELMCSIMGEWLGRQKGGWVLDGFPRSITQTDFLSAWLADKSLKLDAAILLEVPLDELLIRLGNRIECPECRWSGRKQDLNGADRCPECGGVPAPRADDTPTNFRSRLAEYEENTLPVVSRYEQEGLLHRFDATRGPDEGAKRLLELVKSLKSHG, encoded by the coding sequence ATGCCACATCGACTCGTTCTTCTCGGTCCCCCTGCCTCGGGCAAGGGGACACAGGGGCGCCGCTTGGCCGAGGATCTCGGACTCGCCTACCTCAGCACCGGTGCCCTGCTCCGCTCCGCGGTCGAGCAGGGGACGGAGCTGGGCAAGCAGGCCGCGCCCGTCCTTGAGCGCGGCGAATACCTGTCCGACGAGCTGATGTGCTCGATCATGGGCGAATGGCTCGGCCGTCAGAAGGGCGGCTGGGTGCTGGACGGATTCCCGCGCAGCATCACCCAGACCGACTTCCTTTCGGCATGGCTGGCGGACAAGAGTCTGAAGCTCGATGCCGCGATCTTGCTGGAAGTGCCGCTGGACGAGTTACTCATCCGTCTCGGCAACCGGATCGAATGTCCGGAGTGCCGCTGGTCCGGTCGCAAGCAGGACCTGAACGGCGCCGACCGCTGCCCGGAGTGCGGTGGCGTTCCCGCTCCGCGTGCCGACGATACCCCTACGAATTTCCGTTCCCGCCTTGCGGAGTACGAGGAGAACACGCTACCCGTCGTCTCCCGCTACGAGCAGGAAGGCCTGCTCCATCGTTTCGATGCAACCCGCGGTCCCGATGAAGGAGCGAAGCGCCTTCTCGAACTCGTGAAATCCCTCAAGTCCCATGGCTAG
- a CDS encoding N-acetylmuramoyl-L-alanine amidase family protein translates to MSSRLAKSPLILAVLLWFGVIAPVSAQWDTKPINGRDYVAVDGMKTFYGFESLSRSGNEVVLENKKIKLKMRVGGQECLMNGVKFVFSYKVEEMGGKAWISRIDLAKLVDPVLRPSYIDNAGNFKTVIIDAGHGGKDPGATNALGTEAVYNLMIAEKLKGMLAKRGYKVIMTRETNRYLTLQERVDVANRVRDNAIFISIHHNSGGSAARGIETFTLSPIGVAHYGRGLNQSDFQERTGNSHDSANVALATAVHGCMTRRLGKNTFDRGIKRARFSVLTGVRHPSILVECGFMTHGYEARLIHTEAYRNAVSTGIAEAIERYRAAVTKKPVTKP, encoded by the coding sequence ATGTCGTCCCGACTCGCAAAAAGCCCCCTTATCCTCGCCGTCCTGCTCTGGTTCGGCGTGATCGCTCCCGTGTCCGCGCAGTGGGACACGAAGCCGATCAACGGTCGCGATTATGTCGCGGTGGACGGGATGAAGACTTTCTACGGCTTCGAATCCCTGAGCCGCTCCGGCAACGAGGTGGTGCTGGAGAACAAGAAGATCAAACTGAAGATGCGCGTGGGCGGGCAGGAGTGCCTGATGAACGGCGTGAAATTCGTCTTCAGCTACAAGGTGGAGGAGATGGGCGGGAAGGCATGGATCTCCCGCATCGATCTCGCGAAGCTGGTCGATCCCGTGCTACGCCCGAGCTACATCGACAATGCCGGGAACTTCAAAACGGTGATCATCGACGCCGGCCACGGCGGCAAGGATCCGGGAGCCACGAATGCGCTGGGCACGGAGGCGGTCTATAACCTGATGATCGCCGAGAAGCTCAAGGGCATGCTCGCGAAGCGCGGCTACAAGGTGATCATGACGCGGGAGACCAACCGCTACCTGACCCTGCAGGAGCGGGTGGACGTGGCGAACCGGGTGCGCGACAACGCGATCTTCATCTCGATCCATCACAATTCCGGCGGCAGTGCGGCGCGCGGGATCGAGACCTTCACCCTCTCGCCAATTGGTGTGGCGCACTACGGTCGCGGCCTGAACCAAAGCGATTTCCAAGAGCGTACGGGCAATAGCCATGACTCCGCGAATGTGGCGCTGGCCACTGCGGTGCACGGCTGCATGACCCGCCGGCTGGGCAAGAACACCTTCGACCGCGGCATCAAGCGCGCGCGTTTCAGCGTGCTGACCGGGGTACGTCACCCCTCCATCCTGGTGGAGTGCGGGTTCATGACGCACGGCTACGAGGCGCGCCTGATCCACACGGAAGCTTACCGCAATGCGGTGAGCACGGGCATCGCCGAGGCGATCGAACGTTACCGCGCCGCGGTGACGAAGAAGCCGGTGACAAAGCCCTGA
- a CDS encoding SMP-30/gluconolactonase/LRE family protein: MVIETVGNYRAKWGEGSLWWNGTLLYVDIEAHRVIRFDPASGEEKIWEVGERVGTVVPREAGGLVIAGDNGFHFLDEANGKLSAIGDPEPDKKPDNRFNDGKCSPDGRFFAGTISLVKKTGDARLYRLDPDRTIHEVFGPVTNSNGIVWSADGRTVYYIDTPRKEVLAFDYEAGHLTNLRSVVSTAHHEASPDGMTIDADGNLWIAFCHGACVACFSPLSGEELRKVDLPCLETTSCAFGGPDLADLYVTTGLHKSVVEEDAGRLFVIRGLGIKGLPAHAFAG; the protein is encoded by the coding sequence ATGGTGATCGAAACCGTCGGCAATTATCGGGCGAAGTGGGGCGAGGGCTCCCTGTGGTGGAATGGAACTCTTCTCTATGTGGACATCGAGGCGCACCGGGTGATCCGCTTCGATCCCGCCAGCGGCGAGGAGAAGATTTGGGAGGTCGGCGAGCGCGTCGGCACCGTGGTCCCGCGCGAGGCCGGCGGCCTGGTCATCGCCGGGGACAATGGGTTCCATTTCCTCGATGAGGCCAATGGCAAGCTCAGCGCCATCGGCGATCCCGAGCCGGACAAGAAGCCGGACAACCGCTTCAACGACGGCAAATGCTCTCCGGACGGCCGCTTCTTCGCCGGCACCATCAGTCTGGTGAAGAAGACTGGTGATGCCCGCCTCTACCGCCTCGATCCCGACCGGACGATTCACGAGGTCTTCGGTCCCGTCACGAATTCGAACGGCATCGTGTGGAGCGCGGACGGCCGCACGGTCTATTACATCGATACCCCGCGCAAGGAGGTGCTCGCCTTCGACTATGAGGCGGGCCATCTCACGAATCTTCGCAGTGTTGTTTCGACCGCGCATCACGAGGCTTCCCCGGACGGCATGACCATCGATGCGGACGGCAATCTCTGGATCGCCTTCTGCCACGGCGCCTGTGTCGCCTGCTTTAGCCCGCTGAGTGGGGAGGAGCTGCGGAAGGTCGATCTGCCCTGCTTGGAAACGACTTCCTGCGCCTTCGGCGGCCCGGATCTTGCCGATCTCTACGTGACCACCGGCCTGCACAAGAGCGTGGTGGAGGAGGATGCCGGTCGCCTTTTCGTGATCCGCGGCTTGGGGATCAAGGGCCTCCCCGCCCACGCCTTCGCCGGGTAG
- the secY gene encoding preprotein translocase subunit SecY, producing MISAFANTWKVPELRDRILFTLAMIIIVRLGVHITLPGVDAGVIEKWMEHAAKQQGDGGNAFGAMLTIFAGGGLQQAGIFALGIMPYISASIMVQLMTAVVPKLARLAREDGGRQKITQYTRYITIVIALVQSFFVARSLANPETLFYMPGIDDESKFGVLVPDPSTLWFALIVITLVAGTLLLMWIGDQMTERGIGNGTSIIITVNIISALPGALVQTWQHFVTGDDVSPFRSVMLVVMIAMLLLVIAGTIAITQAQRRIAVQYAKRVVGRKQFGGQTQYLPLKVNYAGVMPIIFATAILSLPAMMLTWFFKGAPWAVKLQTQLNPGGTWYYILGGIFIFFFSYFWVATMFQPSQISEDLKRNGGYVPGVRPGKPTADFLDFTMTRLTFAGAIFLTLIFVLPAFIGHLVSLPPGSMVLQFFGGTSLLILVGVVLDVMRQVETHLLQRHYDGFLRKGKIKGRYDRLAQTGNAASSTALVYLWAVIGLIVVVAAAAWIAK from the coding sequence ATGATCTCCGCTTTTGCGAATACTTGGAAGGTGCCGGAACTCCGTGACCGGATCCTCTTCACCCTCGCCATGATCATCATCGTGCGCCTCGGGGTGCACATCACCCTCCCGGGTGTCGATGCCGGCGTGATCGAGAAGTGGATGGAACACGCCGCGAAGCAGCAGGGCGATGGCGGTAACGCCTTCGGTGCCATGCTTACCATCTTCGCCGGTGGTGGCCTCCAGCAGGCGGGTATCTTTGCTCTCGGGATCATGCCGTATATCTCGGCATCGATCATGGTCCAGCTCATGACCGCGGTGGTGCCGAAGCTGGCCCGCCTCGCCCGTGAGGATGGCGGCCGCCAGAAGATCACCCAGTACACGCGCTACATCACGATCGTGATCGCGCTGGTGCAGAGCTTCTTCGTGGCCCGCTCGCTGGCGAATCCGGAGACCCTCTTCTACATGCCGGGTATCGATGACGAATCGAAGTTCGGCGTGCTGGTCCCGGATCCTTCCACGCTTTGGTTCGCGCTGATCGTGATCACCCTCGTTGCCGGCACCCTTCTGCTGATGTGGATCGGTGACCAGATGACGGAGCGCGGTATCGGTAACGGTACCTCGATCATCATCACGGTGAACATCATCTCGGCCCTGCCGGGTGCGCTGGTCCAGACCTGGCAGCACTTCGTCACCGGGGATGACGTCAGCCCGTTCCGCTCGGTCATGCTGGTCGTCATGATCGCGATGCTCCTGCTCGTGATCGCTGGAACCATCGCCATCACCCAGGCCCAGCGCCGGATCGCGGTCCAGTATGCGAAGCGCGTCGTCGGCCGGAAGCAATTCGGCGGCCAGACCCAGTATCTCCCGCTGAAGGTGAACTACGCCGGCGTGATGCCGATCATCTTCGCCACGGCGATCCTCTCGCTGCCCGCGATGATGCTCACCTGGTTCTTCAAGGGCGCTCCTTGGGCGGTGAAGCTCCAGACCCAGCTCAACCCCGGCGGCACTTGGTACTACATCCTCGGCGGTATCTTCATCTTCTTCTTCTCCTACTTCTGGGTGGCTACCATGTTCCAGCCGTCCCAGATCTCGGAAGACCTGAAGCGCAACGGCGGCTACGTCCCCGGCGTGCGCCCGGGCAAGCCCACCGCGGACTTCCTCGACTTCACGATGACCCGCCTGACCTTCGCGGGTGCCATCTTCCTCACCCTGATCTTCGTGCTCCCGGCCTTCATCGGTCACTTGGTGAGCCTGCCGCCCGGATCGATGGTGCTGCAGTTCTTCGGCGGCACCAGCTTGCTGATCTTGGTGGGCGTGGTGCTCGACGTCATGCGCCAGGTGGAGACCCACCTGCTGCAGCGCCACTACGATGGCTTCCTGCGCAAGGGTAAGATCAAGGGTCGCTACGACCGTCTTGCCCAGACGGGGAATGCAGCTTCCAGCACCGCGCTGGTTTACCTCTGGGCCGTGATCGGCCTGATCGTGGTGGTGGCGGCGGCGGCGTGGATCGCCAAGTGA
- the map gene encoding type I methionyl aminopeptidase produces MARRHKIKIKTPHEIGKMRVAGQAASEVLMELVKAVEPGRTTLEIDQLAKELMKERDCKSAFLGYRGFRGQICISVNEEIVHGIGGPRKIQPGDVVKLDVGVVKSGFIGDNAITVAVGEIAEETRRLLVATEESLFAAINHARAGERLADLCGAVEEHVRPLGFTVVREFVGHGVGRDLHEEPQVPNYRPQGKSPILEPGMTLAIEPMVNAGTASIRILDDGWTVITTDKKPSAHFEHTVLVTDGEPELLTWRPRGVPGL; encoded by the coding sequence ATGGCTAGGCGGCATAAGATTAAGATCAAGACCCCGCATGAGATCGGCAAGATGCGGGTCGCGGGCCAGGCTGCCAGCGAGGTCCTCATGGAACTCGTGAAGGCGGTCGAGCCGGGGCGCACCACCTTGGAGATCGACCAGCTTGCCAAGGAGCTGATGAAGGAGCGCGACTGCAAGAGCGCCTTCCTCGGCTACCGCGGCTTCCGCGGCCAGATCTGCATCTCGGTGAACGAGGAGATCGTTCATGGCATCGGCGGTCCCCGCAAGATCCAGCCCGGCGATGTGGTGAAGCTCGATGTCGGCGTGGTGAAAAGCGGCTTCATCGGCGACAATGCCATCACGGTGGCCGTCGGTGAGATTGCCGAGGAAACCCGCCGCCTGCTTGTCGCCACGGAGGAGTCCCTTTTCGCAGCGATCAATCACGCCCGCGCCGGGGAACGCCTCGCGGATCTGTGTGGCGCAGTTGAAGAGCATGTCCGCCCGCTCGGTTTCACCGTGGTCCGCGAGTTCGTCGGTCACGGCGTCGGCCGCGATCTCCATGAGGAGCCGCAGGTCCCGAACTACCGCCCGCAGGGCAAGAGCCCGATCCTCGAACCGGGCATGACCCTCGCCATCGAGCCGATGGTGAATGCGGGCACGGCTTCCATCCGGATCCTGGATGATGGCTGGACCGTCATCACCACGGACAAGAAGCCTTCCGCGCACTTCGAGCACACCGTTCTCGTCACGGATGGCGAGCCAGAGCTGCTCACCTGGCGCCCGCGCGGCGTTCCGGGTCTCTAA